The Primulina tabacum isolate GXHZ01 unplaced genomic scaffold, ASM2559414v2 Contig1363, whole genome shotgun sequence nucleotide sequence tattacatgattaatttttattaattaatataaggtgtttttaaggctacttttcaaaaatgagatttttctgggtattttacccgcatgaatttatttttaacggtacgtaatTTTAGTGAATCGGAGAACTTTTTaatggttcggctaatattttcaaaatcttttcacacgaaatatttttcgagagtgcgtttggatttaatgggcctactttaagcttgttgggcttaaaaTCCTTTTAAACCTTTAATTAGCAATTAAGGCCCATTAAGTTATTATTAACCTTTTTTTGCTCTACGGGATGGGGACACCAATTACATAAAACTATTTCTAGACACTCTCCTGAATCTACTTATTCCTAGCTTGTCTTCATCGATAATCTTCCTAAGCCTTGGCAAAGGGTCCTCGACACTCCACCAACCTCTGTCATAATCCAGTGATTTCGATGCCAAAAAGTCCGCCACTCTGTTTTGTTCTCTATATATGTAATGCACCCGAACTTCCCATTCCTTCACGAGTAACTTTTAAAAACTATAGACTAAGTTGGACGCTGGCGAACAAGGGGCCACATCACCATTGAGCCACTGCACTACTGTTGCTGAATCTATCCCGAGCTCCACCTTTTTGTACACAAGTTTCCATGTGAGTTCTAATCCTTTGTATACTGCCCATAGCTCTGCTTCTTCGCATGTGCATATGCCAATATTATGGACGAATCCTTTTAGCCATTCTCTATATTCATTCCTCAGAATTCCTCCTCCCCCGGCCTTTTGTCCCTGTGTTTTAACACACCCATCGACGTTCAATGCACACCAACCCTTTGGTGGAGGGTTCCACTTAAGACATCGGTCTTCATAGACGTTCATGTTGTTTAGCAACACCTTTTTCTTGGAGAATGCATTCTTAATTTCCAAATATTGTTCCAGAATCCATCGAGTCTTCCTTCTAACATCCAACTTCTTATCTGTAAACACATATTTGTTCCTCCATTTCCAAATCCACCAAAGCGCAATTGCGAATAAATTCTTCCAGCCTGTCGTTTCATTCTTGTGCACCTCCTTGATAGATTTTTCCTCATCCAATCCTCCAAATTCATGCCCAACTCAGCTTGATATTGCTGTGGGGATTTCAGAACACACCATATTCCCCGTACTTCCTGACATTTACGGAATATATGGTCTACATCTTCTGTTTCGATTAGGCATAATGGACAACGAGCATCCATCGTGAATCCTCTCTTGAGTCTAGCTTCATCACTCATGATCTTTTTATGATTCACTAACCATATAAATGTTCGGAGGCGGTTCGGTACCTGCAATTTCCAAATTTCTGACCATATGTTCTCTGGTCCTTGCTTGCTTGCGTGGGTTAGCATGTCATAAGCTGATTTTACTGAGAAGTAACCCGTGCTCGTTCCCTGCCAGCAGCTACTATCGCTGACGCTCTCCTCTTCGACTAAGGTGTAGGTTGCCAGCTTATTTTCTATCTCCCTTGACAGGAGTCCCTCTAACTCGTGCCAGTTCCATCCTCTTCCCTTTATCCAGTACTCGTGGACTCTTCTCATTTCTTCTTCTCTCGTGATTTCTGTGGTCAATTTATTCAATAGTGGTTCATCTATAAGCCATCTATCTTTCCAGAAGAGAATGTTCTTCTCATTTCTTGCTACCTCTGTTCTTCCTCTTTCCAGTGTACCTGCAATTTTAGACATTCCTTGCCATGCATTAGATGCACCTTGTTTGACTTTGATCTTTTTGGCTCTATTAGCACTGTGCATATACTTTTCTTTTATCACCTTAGTCCATAGACTTCCTTGTTCCTCCAGTAGCCTCCAGCCCAATTTCATCATAAATGCCAAGTTCATTTGCGAGAGGTTTCTCAGTCCCAGTCCGCCCCTAGTTTTTGGCTTATTTACAGTGTCCCATTTAACCAGGTGAGATTTCCTCTTCCCTTGTTTTCCTCCCCATAGGAACCTTCTGATCATTTTTTCCATTTCCAAGCATACTCCTATTGGGATTAAACACGTTTTCATTGTAAAATTTGGGATAGCATTTAGTACTGATTGTATCATGACTTGTCTCCCTGTGAGACTTATGTATTTTGTTTTCCATCCCTCGAGTCTTGCCTTCATTCTCTCCAATACTTGATGAAATAGACTTCCCCTAGCTCGTCCATGTATAGATGGTACTCCAAGATATTTGCCCAGATCACTAGTTAATGGTATTCCTGACATGGATGAGAGGTTATGCGTTGTTGCCTCATTTACATTACTAGAAACACAAATGTGGGATTTCTGGATGTTGATTTGTTGTCCTGAGTTTGAGCAAAATTTGTTCAAGCATTCAAGAATAACTTGTAATTGATTCGTTGAGGCCTCTGCAAATAGTACCATATCATCTGCAAAGAATAGATGCGATAGCGGTGGTCCATTTCTTGATAGCTTAATAGGTTTCCACTCTCCGCTTTCCACTGCTTGGCATATAATATGGCTTAATCGCTCAATACACATTAGGAAGATGTATGGAGACATCAAGTCACCTTGTCTAATGCCTCTTTTGGGGTGGAACCAGTCGAGTTTTTCTCCATTCCAGACaaccgaaaatctgcatgtttcaATACAACTCATGATATTCCGAGTCCAATCTTGATTAAGTCCTATCTCCAGCAAGGTTTCGCGGATGAATTTCCAGGAAAGTCGGTCATATGTCTTTTCAAGGTCGATTTTTATAACCATGTAGCCCGTGGCCCCTTTCTTTTGTTTCATCGAATGTAGAATTTCTTGATAGATCAGGATATTGTCAGTTATTTGTCTTCCTGGTATAAAGCTGCTCTGGAATGGACCAATGATATCCTGCATGATTCCTTTCAGCCTCGTCGTCATTGTTTTTGTGAGGATTTTATAGCTTACATTGCATAAGCTAATTGGTCGAAACTGAGTTATCCTCTCCGGGTTTTGGACCTTAGGAATTAATGTCAGAAGTGTATCATTAACTCCTTGAGGGATACAACCTGtctgaaagaatttgattgcaAAAGCACATATTGATTCACCTACAACAGCCCATGTTTTCTGAAAGAATCCTGCATGTAGACCATCTGGGCCTGGCGCTTTAAATTGTGACATGTGGGGACCCAAACCTAATttgtcttcttaatcattattaggatcatttaattagcctggatctaatttttttttaaatacaagagtgcgcaacatatgaaataaatcatatttcatttacaagatcaatatccagatctaaagtacaagtcttgtacaaaagtaatTCATAACAAACTACTATTCCTTCACTACAGGTCAggtaatgaaacagatctacttctaagtcgggatctccacgctaatcttgaatctctcatcctcttcttgtgACCCTGAttctgtcccacctattgtcatgcacacatacaaacacaacaacaatcggataactccggtgagaaatacattccctagtataaacaacgtatacttGCAATCTTAtgaacagatataaaagcatgaaccagatatcaataacatgtatcataatctgaaagaaatgaatcgatataaaactgtaaatcaaactctggactcataatctctgactcgactctttcctcatctagggatcccgatctaattcaGACTTTGGCGTACTGTATCGAATCTCCAAAATAGAAGTCGATccactcctacgcaacatcaatataccaaaagtctagtgtcttggcggttccgccgaagacttggcaactCAGCCAATAATAAGGCACATCAGACCACAGACCTTggtattctgtatcgaatctccgcaataaaAGTCGATCCGCTCCTATGCAActtcgatacaccaaaagtctagtgtcttggcggttccgccgaagacttggcaactCCGCCAATAACAAGGCACTTCAGCCTACAaactttggcattctgtatcgaatctccgcaatagaagtcgatccgctcctacgcaacatcgatacaccaaaagtctagtGTCTTGGTGGTTCTGCCAAGGACTTGGCAACTCAGCCAATAATAAagcacatcagcccatgactaggcacatccgcccatgactccatatatgctctgctataaatcaatagactaagcatatcaatctcatgaattgcaaatatcaatgcgataaagtaaagtatgtggttttgggaaactcaagtcaaatccaactcgagtcgtatcctcccggttcgacattgatttatacctttcacttctcggtctgacgaagtaaaagtctcgaattcgaatctgtcaacactcaatctagcaatgacaatatcgaggagtacaatatcaatataccactcaaatcaatactggatataatcagaactcaatcaaattctgtttcaacggcataactgcacaatctcaatatacccagcaatacagatatcaacaaataccaatctcaactcataatcaatacaaaactgaatctaatatcaaatctgtataatctcaatcaaatcaattctgaaaatgattACAacttcatacggtatccgttctttgatccgatttcgattatacgatgacaacaaactcaggaacacataataatagtcatatcatgattcctctcatatcagattttcaactcatatcaaaacataagaacttacgtccagttgaagctctcgtcgataggaacacagtactgaattcggattaaaaatcagacggATGGATCTTTCGTAAATCACAATCTATGATTTTAAGAATGGAAGCTTTCCCCTGAAGTCTTTCTCGTTTCCCCTTACTGAGTTGTGAAGGAAtgaaacattatatatatatatatatatatatatcaatgcatggttaagggcaagtggcttcctctttatgcagcacgtctcgcgcatatgcgcgaccttcctcggcgcatatgcgcgagacattctgtctcggcgcatatgcgcgagacattctgtctcggcgcgtatccatcacagcagctcgcgcatatgctcgcaccatcgccgcgcatatgcgcgaggtcctctgccatatccgcgcatatgcgtgcatcctggtcgtgcatatgcgcgtggTCCTCTGCCatatccgcgcatatgcgtgcatcctggtcgtgcatatgcgcgaggttctctgcctactccgcgcatatgcgcccggcttggtcgcgcatatgcgcgacactcattcctcgcacataactttaattcttcttttgtctttcccggtcggatccgttccgtctataatcacctcaattatcaacaaatcattttcaattaCAATAATCAAACCTCGGGCATTACATGACAAATCAAAGAGGGCTTGTTTTATTTCATTGGCAGAAAAAGGAGCATGTATCTTTTCCAGTTTCAGATCTTCCACCTTTGGAAAAAGACCGCGTTGTAGGGGGGGAGGATTACCACTATCTGTAGCTTGGAACAGGGAGGTAAAGTAATTCTGTGCAAGTTTCTTGGTCTCTTCCTCCTCCACTATCAATTGTCCAGTAACATCTTGGAGGGAACCAATCCTAATTCGGCTGCGTCTTGCAAGTGTGGAGGCATGATAGAATTTTGTGTTTCTGTCCCCTAATATAATCCATTCCTCCCTCGATTTCTGGCACCATAGGAGTTCCTCTTGTTGTAACACTGTGTCTAGATCATCTCTGAGCCTTTTCTCTAGCTTGATCAGCCCTCTGTTTGGTCGGATGTTCAGGATTTTTTGAATGCCTTCAATTCTTGCTATAAGCCTCCTTTTATTTCTGTAGATATCTCCAAATGTTGTTCTATTCCATATGGGCAGAACGTTGGCCGTCTTCACTACATTGTCTTCCAATGGTTCGTTAGTATCCCATTCCTCCCTGATAACGTTCGGAAAGTCCTCATGAGTGAGCCATGCTGCCTGAAATCGAAACCCCCCCTTACAGCCTAATTGCTTTTTGTCGAACAATTTGATTAGCAACGGGGCATGATCTGATTGAATGATTGATTGGTGAATGACATTGGCTTCCGGGAACATCTCCTTCCATTCTAGGTTGCACAACCCTCTGTCCAGTCTAGCACCGCTGTATGTGTCTGAACTTAGTCCCTGGTCCATGTGTGTGTGGCTCCCTCGTATCCCATATCTATCATTTTTTGGTTGAATATCCATTCCGTAAAGTCTCCACTTCGATGGTTTGTAGTCTTCATGCGTGATGCAACTTCGTCTTTTGTTATCACGGAGTTATAGTCCCTGATAGAGCACCATGGTCCTTGGATGTTAAGTTTTTCTATGTCAAGGTCCTGCCACAACTTCTTTCGAAGTGTAGCATTGGGGCTTCCGTACACAATGGATAAGAACCAAGGATCTTTATTATCTATCTTGACCCGAGCCAGGAGGAATTGTGGGTGAGTATGAACTACCTCCATGTTGATAGTATCTTGCCAGAATATCCAAATTCCTCCGCTGAATCCCGTGGCTTCAACTCGCAACCAATTCTCAAATCCCATCTTCTTACATATCTCATCTGCGTGAGAGCCAGAAACCCGGGGCTCCAGTAGTCCTAGAATAGTGGGATTAAGTCTTTTCCGCATGTTTTTAATAACTCTGTTCGTAGCTTTCAACGCTACACCCTGACAATTCCAGATTAATAAATTCATAATCATAAAGAGTTAGAAATATGAGTGCTCCTCGAAGTGAGGCGAGAGCCCCTGTATCATCCATTTTCTTTGTCTATAATTGGCTAGGGAGTTCACCCCATGGTGTCTCCTTGACCATTTCTTCCTCCCCGTGCGTTATTTCATCATCCATTATCGCATCTCTTCCTTCGTAATGTGATGGTGGATCTTGATGATGTTCTCCACTCCAACAATCTTGAAGAGATTATCAGTATTCATGTCATATTCCATTATTGTATTTCTTACCACCTGTCGTTCTATAATTGTCCCTCCTTGTGATCCACGGATAACCACATGTTCCTCTTCTGCAGCCGCTTGTCGGGATCTATCTTGTCCATGTTGTCGTCCTCTGCTCATATCCCTGTGTTGTGGCTGGTTATTCATTGCATTCATGCGGCCTCTTTCAGTTCCAGTGGTCTCTAGCTCCTTGTAATTAACTTGTACATTGGGCCTTCTACCTCTGCCAGCTCCTATTCTATGGTTACTCGGGCCTTCATAAAATAATTCAGGGTCATCCATATATGGTTCCTTATTGGTGTCCTCTTCCATTGCCAAGTTTTCGTATCTGGAGTTCTTTTTTTGGTAATTATTGCCCCCCAAATCCCTGCCTTCTTTTCTTCTGTCATTGGTCCCAAATTTCGGGTTGCTCATATCCTTGCCATTCTCAGCCCTCCGATTATTGCGTGATACAATCATCCACGACCCAAATTTGTCCTTGAATTCCGCTGGATGGGTAACTTTCCCAATCTGGTTCTCGCTGTCCTCTGTCCTTTCTTTCTCCGGTGGTGTATCATGTTCTCATACGACTTTTAAGCTCGGGCATTGCTCTTTGTTGTGACCATGAGTTCCACAATGGAAACAAATCAGATGCAGgccctcatattcaattctaatTATTCTTCTCTGGATCTTGAATTTAGCCAAGAGTGGCTTGGTTATATCTACCACGATACATATTCTTGCAAACTTGCCTCTTGAATTAGACTCGTGGCTTGATCGATTTTGATCGGCCTACCGATATTACGGCCAATTTTCATTAGAAACTTCTTGTCATAGTACTCGATTGGTAGGCATGGAAAGCGGACCCATGCCAGCAGTTTCTCAGTGTTTTCCATGAGCGGGTTGAAATTAGGAGTCCATTCCTTTGTGATCAAGTAGTGGTCCATTATCATCCATGGTCCTTCATATTTTGCATGCTCATAGTCATCGACCGATTCAAACTTGACTATGTAGTAGTCATTCTCAATGGCTACCATCTCAATCATAGCCTTGGGTTGCCATAgagttttgatatgtctgaaCATGTAGTTGTATCCCATAGTTCTTCCCAGCACTTTCACTATCAAGGTTTGACGCCATGGCCTACGTAATCTTGCCTTTTCGTCCCTTGTTAGTCTGATCTGCGGGCATCCATCTTCATCAGTCCATTCTTCACtttcttcatattcatcatcTGAGATTATTCCTTCCTCGTCCGGGTATATGGTTGTGTTTGCATTTGTATCCTTGCCCAATAGAGTGTCCTTGAATGAGTTTCTGATTCCATGTGGATTTGACAGAGGTTCCCATTGGTCTCCATGTGGTTAGTTGGGGGGCAATTGCCCTTTATCACGTCTATTTCGATTCCATGCATTTGGTTTTCTATGGATTGCTTTGATTTCTTTGTGCTTCGTTCAAGAATGTCTTCCTCCTCTTGAGAGTGAAGAcccatttaattagtatatttttCCCCATTAACCTAAccggaggtgccgaagactgagtaaaCAGGCGGTAtatgcggtgacacgacccgaggaccattatttttcagcatattgatCCACGTGTTTTGAGAGGAGttgcacatttttatatgttgataatattacgatttttacacgTTTACGTTTACGTGGGTTTTGGATGATGTTAGTTATTTTTAAACTGCGTTATTCTTGTTGGAAAAtaatacgattattttaaatgttattttgtaattgcgagcttttaaaaaaaatatttccacaCTTTTAAACGGTATACGTTACAAAAAAATACTGAATATGAAAtgaaaatgtgtgtgtgtgttgtgtgtcgtgtaattgtgtgtgtgagtgtgtgtgtgcatgtgtttggGTTAATTAGGGGgaataaattgcttaattaaccCACCTATACTTTACGAACAAATCCTAAATTGAAATTTAAAACACAacattgataaattttaaaggttttaaattcctaaatcactaaataaataaattttggatttaaaaatgctaaaaatttaataattcatttaaaatacccttttctaacttaaaataaaataccacattttaaaattcctaaaaatcgtcgtcggtctctttttctcgatctcgcatcgaataatcgtctgaaacatgaaactcaataaaacatttaacgagcatcacataaacataaataatttaaaataatgtaatttcataaatcatgcataaaaaaatcattttaaactctattaaataatttaacagttaactaaatgcatgggttttatgtgtactgattttgggctctacaccaagactcatcaaatgtGTTCGTTGCAAATTGAATCTGCTCCTCGATATTTGTGTTTTGTCCTTTTTGACAATTATTCTGGAAAGTATTGTctttaagctctgctgcaacgttcattattgtcatTTGATTGTACAGTTGATTTTATACCCTTGTGCATAGCTGAattccacttagataagcttttcacactacaagaaaaatgattttccgtAGCACGTCATCAATAGCGTGAATTAAAAGCACGCTGTGAATATTACTTTTAACGGCGTGCACCATATGTGCGCTATTAATATTGTTGCACTTTAAAGAAATCTGCggatagtaatatccgcagcgtgcatttatgtgtgctgttaataaATTATACAAACGACAGCCTGAGGTTAAATGTGATCTTTTAAAAACCTATTCAATTATACTGGTATTACACAACACAATACGAGAGAGCGAGTGAAAACCCAAATCCCATATCTTAACCCTTCCCCTACTCCCGTCAGTGTTCTGCGTCCCGACTCCAACCACCGCTACGTGCTATCCGGCCACCGGAGATCGGAGCGCAGTAGCCAGCAACCTTGTTCCCCTAACCTTGCACCTCCTTTCCTGCCTCAGATTGGAAGAACTAGCTCGAGTGGGAGCCTTGTTTCTGTCTTTTTCCGTACGCGAGTTTTTCCTCCATTTTTGGTGAGTCTGTCTCTCAATTTCTTTGTTATTTAGTGGTTTGTTGTTGAGGAGTCGAAGCCCTAATGTTTTCCCTGTTATCCCTGCGATTTCCAGCCACTTTTAGCTCTGTCCAATCACGATTCCGGCGAGTTTTCCTGCGAGATACAACCTTTTGCCCCATATTGAGACCACCACTGCCCGTTCTACTTCGATTCTTGGAGCATTTTAGCTTGAATTCCAGTTTATATTTCAGGTATACAAGCTGTCCGGATTCGAGTTTTTTCTCAATCCGATTAATTGGTTTTCTTTGCGTTAGTAGCATAATATTGATGCATTGTTGGGTTATAACATGTACAGCTAGTATCCGAGaattttctgggaatatttgTGGGAAAGGTGCGATTTTGGGGGAAAAACATATGTAACCGATAAATAAACTACTTCAGAGGCTAACTTTCACTCCATCTTCCAGTAGAGAAACAAATGAGATCCAAATTATTAACAAAGCACAATGTTATGTCTTCTGACTTCTAGAATTGTATAAAATTTCTATCAACATTGTTTTGTTGTGAAATAAGTATGCTGTTCTTCCCATTTGATGATGAATCTGATTCGTTTTAATCTCATAATTATCATACAAATGAAAAAGGTTTGTTCACGAGATATATAAGGAATGGATGCATCTGCCTTTTAGGCTTGTACCCGAGTATGAAGAAGgggtaaaaaaatttatagcaAAAGCTAGGAACTATGCAAAAACACGTGAAGTAATCTTATGTCCTTGCAAGCGTTGTACAAGTAAGAAGTATATGAAATTTGACCAAGTTTAAGACCGCTTAATTATTAAGGGGTTCTATCCTTCTTACACTATTTGGGTCTTCCATGGTTAAACTTATAACTCACAATCTCAAGCTGATGGCAGTTCAAGAGGAGTTCAGAAAGAGGATGAAAGTAGAGAGGCATATCACTTATGTAAGGATGTTTTTTTGTCGGAAGAAGAGGTTGAACACACTATATCTGAGGCAAATGATTATGAGTTTGATGATTTATTAAAAGATGCTGAAACTGTTGTACAGTAAGAAGTATATGAAATTTGACCAAGTTTAAGACCACTTAATTATTAAGGGGTTCTATCCTTCTTACACTATTTGGGTCTTCCATGGTAAAACTTATAACTCACAATCTCAAGCTGATGGCAGTTCAAGAGGAGTTTAGAAAGAGGGATGAAAGTAGAGAGGCATATCACTTATGTAAGGATGTTTTTTTGTCGGAAGAAGAGGTTGGACACACTATATCTGAGGCAAAGGATTATGAGTTTGATGATTTATTAAAAGATGCTGAAACTCCTCTCTTCCCTCGTTGTACATCTTACACAAGGTTGTCGGCAGTCGTCACACTATACAATACAAGTGTACTAATGGTCACACAGACAATAGTTTCAATGAGCTCCTTATGATTTTAGGTGACATTATCCAGAAAACAACACACTACCAGAAACTTTTTACACGATGAGAAAGTTGTTGAAACCAATTGATTTAAGATATGAGAATATTCATGCTTGCCCAAATGATTGTTATCTATTTAGAAAGGAGCTTCAAGATCTGGACTCGTGTCCAAAGTGTGGATCCTCAAGATGGAAGATAGACAAATTCACCACCAAAGTTTGTAAAGGAGTTCCTCAAAAGGTCCTACGGTATTTTCCAGTGATACCAAGACTGAAAAGGATGTTTAAATCAAAGAAAAGGCTGAAGAATTGATTTGGCACTATAAACACAAAAGTCAAGATCATATGATGCGTCATCCAGTTGATTCAGTAGCATGGGATACAATAGATCATAAGTGGCCTGATTTTGCATCAGATCCTAGAAATCTCCGCCTTGGTCTTGCAACTGATGGATTCAACCCTTTTGGTGACCTTAGTTCCAGATATAGTTGCTGGCCAGTTATTCTGGTCAATTATAACCTTCCTCCATGTTGTGCTTGACTAGGGAAAATCTTATGCTGACATTACTGATTCCATGTTCGAAGAAACCGGGAAATGATATAGAAGTATACTTGGAACCCATGGTGGAGGATTTGAAGGAGTTGTGGGACACCGGTGTGGAGGCGTATGATGCATTTAACAATTCAATGTTCAATCTCAAGGCTATTTTGATGTGGACAGTCAATGATTTTCGAGCTTATGGAAACCTAGCTGGATGTGCCACACAAAGAAAACTCGGTTGCCCAATATGTGGTGAAGACATATGTTCTATGCGGCTTATGTATAGTAGAAAGTTTGCGTACTTAGGCCACATGAGATTTCTTTCTCCTAATCATCCATTTCGTCAGAAAAAGAAGTGGTTTAATGGGACAAAAAGAGATTAAAGGGAAACCTAGACCATTGAATGGGTTAGAAATTACCGATGCATTGAAAGATATTGAAAATGACGGGGGTAAAAAGCAAAAAGGTGAGACTGTCAACACTTTGAGGAAAAAGAGGAAGAAGCAGGATAGTTCAAAAGAGGTACAAAATCAGTTCAAAGGTTGAAGAAAAAGTCAATTTTTTCGATTTGCCATATTGGAGTGTAAGTTATTTTGCACTCTATTCATTAGCTTgtgcaatttttttattttttgttcctAAATTGTTAGAAATATTCTGAACTAACACTATAAAACTTATTTATGGTTATCTTTAGGGCCTCCTGCTACGTCATACTTAGATGTGATGCATGTTGAAAGAATGTCTGCGAGAATATCATAGGCACATTGTTAAACCTGaagaaaaaatccaaaaaatgtGTGAATGCTAGCAAAGATTTTGGTACACTAAAAATTAGACAAGAATTACATCCTGAAGAAATAAGagaaataaatatcatttaccTGCTTCCCCGTACACACTGTCTAAAAAAATGGATGTATTTTGCTCTAGGTtaagaaaataaagttaccCGATGGATATAGCTCAATATTGGTAACTGTGTTTCTGTAGAAGAGCGTAAGCTTATTGGGctgaaatctcatgattgtcatGTTCTTATGCAACAATTGCTATCAGTAGCATTGAGAGATCTTCTACCGAAAGGTTCACGCAATGCTATATTTCTGTTGGGTGCATTTTACAATGAATTATTTCAAAGAGTATTAGATAGGATCCGTTTAGAACAAATCGAGGAGAATATTGCTGAAAGTCTATGCATGTCGGAAAGGTATTTTCCTCCCTCTTTCTTTACCATCTCAGTTCACTTGACAATTCATTTAGCAAGAGAAGCTCGCTTGTGTGGGCCAATCCAATTCCGTTGGATGTATCCATTTGAAAGGTATTAAGTAATCATTAATCTTTTtgacaaattttatattttgcaATCAAGAATTCTTTCATGTGAATTTTGCTTTGTGATTTAGATTTATGAAAATACTAAAAGGGTATGTGAAGAACCGGGCAAGACCAGAAGGTTTGTATAGCTAAGTGTTACCTCGCAGAAGAACGAATGGTATTTTGTAGTGCTTATATAAAAATGCTTCTAGTATTGGTGTTCGTTCTAATAGGAACGATGATTTGGAAGATGGATTATTAGAAGGTCGACCAATTTCTAAAGGAAAAGaaaagattttagaggatattgTGTTACAAGCTGCACATCGAAATGTGTTGTTCAACACTGCAGAAGTTGAACCTTACTTACAGTGAGTGTAGTTAGTTCCATACTGTTAGTCTTGATTTAttacatatcttgtgtattctaACATCTTCattcaattattttaattaggatGCACATTGACGAGCTTAACAACAGATCATCGTTTCTTAGTAATGAAACGTTGTTACAAAAGA carries:
- the LOC142536533 gene encoding uncharacterized protein LOC142536533 — translated: MDDEITHGEEEMGVALKATNRVIKNMRKRLNPTILGLLEPRVSGSHADEICKKMGFENWLRVEATGFSGGIWIFWQDTINMEVVHTHPQFLLARVKIDNKDPWFLSIVYGSPNATLRKKLWQDLDIEKLNIQGPWCSIRDYNSVITKDEVASRMKTTNHRSGDFTEWIFNQKMIDMGYEGATHTWTRD